The Pseudarthrobacter defluvii DNA window GGACGGGCCGTGCTCCTGGCATCCACCGTTCTTCCCATCAGGAACAAAGCCTGACCGCAGGAAGTGCGGTCCTCCGTGGACGACGCCGGGGCGTGCGCTGCCGGAGGGCTGGATGCGCGTAGTCAGCCGCCGCTCCCCCACACTCCTGAATGAGATGTGCCGACGCATTCCGGACAGGGGCGTGCACCGCGGGGGTGGACCACTGGGACGGGAGGCGTTGAGGGCGCAGCAAACTGCTCCACCAAGTGTACTACAGGCGCCCCCTGCCGCCGGACGATGATCTGCCTGGCCGGACGGTTGTCCACATAGCCCCAAGTGGCCCTCCCCCGCCCGGCATCCGCCAGGCAGGCTGGGGGCATGAGACCATCAGTCCTCCTGGCCGCACTCCTGCTGCTGCCGGCGTCGGTGGCCTCCCCCGGCCCGGCTTTCCAGTACGGCAGCCCAGTTGCGGGGCAGTCATTCCCGGGCCAGTCCGCGGCTGTCCAGCCGGAATGGACGACGGCGGCTGCCGGGGTGGGTGCCAGGCCCTCCTGGCAGTGGCCGCTCGCACCGCGTCCGCGCGTGCTGCGGAGTTTCGATCCCCCGCCCAAGCCCTGGCTCAGTGGGCACCGCGGCGTGGACCTGGACTTCGCCGCGGGCACGCAGGTGGTGTCGCCCGCGGCGGGAACGGTCAGCTTCGTGGGGGTGGTGGTGGACCGGCCCGTCATCACCATCGACCACGGGGGCGGGCTGCGCAGCAGTTTCGAACCGGTGGACAGCCCACTGGTTGCCGGCTCCGCCGTGGCTGCCGGCCAGGTGATCGGAACGGCCGTACCCGGTCACTGCCCGGCGGCCCAGTGCCTGCACTGGGGAGTGCGGGAAGGAGAGGTCTACGTCAATCCCCTGCAGTTCGTCCTGGACCTTCGCCCGTCCATCCTGCTTCCATTGCCGGGCCCACCGTAGGCCACGCGCGCCACGCCATGAAGCTGCTGGATGAAGCATGCGGTACGGCGGTGGTGGATGCGCGACGGCGGGCTGAACAGTGGCCGCCGAACAGTGGTTGGTGAGACGGTGGCAGACTGGACCGTGGCGGGTCAGACGATGGCCGAGATGCCGGTGATGGCCCGGCCCGTCACCAGCGTATTGATCTCGGCTGTGCCCTCATAGGAGTAGATGGCTTCGGCGTCGGCGAAGATCTT harbors:
- a CDS encoding murein hydrolase activator EnvC family protein, translated to MRPSVLLAALLLLPASVASPGPAFQYGSPVAGQSFPGQSAAVQPEWTTAAAGVGARPSWQWPLAPRPRVLRSFDPPPKPWLSGHRGVDLDFAAGTQVVSPAAGTVSFVGVVVDRPVITIDHGGGLRSSFEPVDSPLVAGSAVAAGQVIGTAVPGHCPAAQCLHWGVREGEVYVNPLQFVLDLRPSILLPLPGPP